One segment of Brassica napus cultivar Da-Ae chromosome C3, Da-Ae, whole genome shotgun sequence DNA contains the following:
- the LOC106388531 gene encoding protein DMR6-LIKE OXYGENASE 2 has product MQTSTTSKLLVSDIASSVDRVPSSYIRQISDRPNISDVDIFGDSIPLIDLQELYGPSRANIIHQFAHACSSYSFFQIKNHGVPEKTIERMMTVAREFFHQPESERVKHYSADTKKTTRLSTSFNVGSEKVSNWRDFLRLHCLPIEDFINEWPSHPVSFREITAEYATSVRALVLILLEAISESLGLEKDRVSNTLGKHGQHMALNYYPPCPQPDLTFGLPGHKDPNLITVLLQDEVSGLQVFKDGKWIAVHPIPNTFIVNMGDQMQVISNDKYKSVLHRAVVNSDKERISIPTFYCPSFDAVVGPQQELINEEEDSPAIYRSFTYAEYYEKFWDRALATESCIDTFKISKT; this is encoded by the exons ATGCAAACTTCTACAACATCCAAGCTCCTCGTGTCCGACATCGCCTCCTCCGTGGATCGCGTCCCTTCAAGCTATATCCGACAAATCTCTGACCGCCCAAATATTTCTGATGTTGACATTTTCGGCGATTCCATCCCTCTTATCGATCTCCAGGAACTTTATGGACCTAGTCGAGCTAATATTATCCACCAATTTGCTCATGCATGCTCATCTTATAGCTTCTTCCAG ATCAAGAACCATGGAGTACCAGAAAAAACAATCGAAAGAATGATGACTGTGGCCAGAGAGTTTTTCCATCAACCAGAGAGCGAAAGAGTGAAGCATTACTCTGCGGATACAAAAAAGACGACGAGACTCTCCACAAGTTTCAATGTCGGCTCAGAGAAAGTCTCTAACTGGAGAGACTTCCTCCGACTCCATTGCCTTCCCATCGAAGATTTTATCAACGAATGGCCCTCACATCCCGTCTCATTCAGAGAAATCACAGCCGAATACGCTACAAGCGTTAGAGCCTTGGTCTTGATACTTCTTGAGGCAATCTCAGAGAGCTTAGGCCTTGAGAAAGACCGTGTAAGCAATACATTAGGCAAACACGGTCAACACATGGCCTTAAACTACTATCCTCCATGTCCTCAACCCGATCTAACGTTCGGACTACCCGGACATAAAGATCCAAACTTGATCACTGTCCTTCTTCAAGACGAAGTCTCTGGTTTACAGGTCTTTAAAGATGGAAAATGGATCGCTGTTCATCCTATTCCCAACACTTTTATTGTCAACATGGGTGACCAAATGCAG GTTATTAGCAATGACAAGTACAAAAGTGTGCTACACAGAGCTGTTGTGAACAGCGACAAGGAGCGGATATCGATACCGACCTTCTACTGTCCTTCTTTTGATGCTGTGGTTGGCCCACAACAAGAGCTGATCAATGAGGAAGAAGATTCTCCAGCTATTTACAGAAGCTTTACGTATGCTGAGTATTATGAAAAGTTTTGGGACAGAGCACTTGCAACTGAGAGCTGTATTGACACGTTCAAAATTTCCAAAACCTAA
- the LOC106388530 gene encoding nascent polypeptide-associated complex subunit alpha-like protein 4 has product MPGPVVEEVKIEEAIKEQMKLEKEDDVVVEDVKDGDEDVDDDDNVDGAGDNESSKQSRSEKKSRKAMLKLGMKPVTDVSRVTIKRSKNVLFVISKPDVFKSPNSETYVIFGEAKIDDMSSQLQAQAAQRFKMPDVASMIPNSDASEAAAVAQEEYEDDDVDETGVEAKDVELVMTQAGVSKAKATKALKANDGDIVSAIMELTT; this is encoded by the exons atgccagGCCCTGTTGTTGAAGAAGTTAAGATTGAGGAAGCCATCAAAGAGCAAATGAAGCTCGAG AAGGAAGATGATGTTGTCGTTGAGGATGTGAAAGACGGAGACGAAGACGTCGATGACGATGACAACGTCGAtg GAGCTGGTGACAATGAGAGCTCTAAACAAAGCAGAAGCGAAAAGAAAAGCCGCAAAGCTATGCTGAAACTTGGAATGAAACCTGTCACTGATGTTAGCAGAGTAACTATCAAGAGATCAAAGAAT GTTTTGTTTGTCATCTCGAAGCCGGATGTCTTCAAGAGTCCCAACTCTGAGACCTATGTCATATTCGGTGAGGCCAAGATTGATGATATGAGCTCTCAGCTACAAGCTCAAGCTGCTCAGAGGTTCAAGATGCCGGACGTTGCCTCTATGATCCCTAACTCCGATGCTTCTGAAGCAGCCGCGGTTGCACAAGAGGAGTACGAAGATGATGACGTGGATGAGACTGGTGTTGAAGCCAAGGATGTTGAGCTCGTGATGACTCAGGCTGGTGTTTCGAAGGCCAAAGCCACTAAGGCTCTCAAAGCCAATGATGGAGATATTGTTTCCGCCATCATGGAACTCACTACATAG